GGCCCTCGAAGCTCCACGAGCCGGTGTTCGGCTTGTCGAAGCCGGTCAGCAGGTTGAAGAAGGTCGTCTTGCCGGCGCCGTTCGGGCCGATGAGGGCCGTGATGGCGCCGCGCGGGATCTCCACGTGATCCACGTCCACCGCGGTGAGGCCGCCGAACTGGCGGGTCACGTGGTGGGCGACGACGATCGGGTCGACCTTCTCGCAGCCGGGCCGGACCTCGCCCTTGACGAGCGGGTGCGTCGCGGCGGTCGTCGTGCTGGTCGCATCAGACATTGAACGACAGCTCCTTCTTGTTGCCGAAGATGCCCTGCGGCCTGAACACGACCAGGAGCATCAGCGCGATGCCGACGATGATGAAGCGGATCTGCCCCACCTGGGTCGACGAGATGAACGTGAGCACGTCCGCCGCGACGAGGCCGCGGAGGAGGCCGTCGGACAGGGTGAGGACGCCCCAGAAGATCATCGCGCCGACGATCGGCCCGAAGACGGTGGCGGCGCCGCCGAGGAGCAGCGCGGTCCAGATGAAGAAGGTCAGGGCCGTGCCGTAGTTCCCGGGCTGGACGGCGCGCGGCAGGATGAAGATCACGCCGGCCATCGCACCCATGACGCCGCCGAGCACGAGCGCCTGCATCTTGTACGAGTAGACGTTCTTGCCGAGGCTGCGCACCGCATCCTCGTCCTCGCGGATGCCCTTCACGACGCGCCCCCAGGGGCTGCGCATGAGGGCCCAGACGAGGACCGTGGCGATGATGACGAGCGCCCAGCCGAAGATCGCGCCCCAGAGCGGCGTGCCCGAGAGGCCCAGCAGCGAGGTGCCGGCGGGCAGCGGGTTCATGCCTGCGAACTCGGCGTTGTAGCCGTTGAGGCCCGAGGCGCCGCCCGTCGTGTCGTCGAGGCCGCCGGTCGAGGTCGTGACGATGAAGCGCACGATCTCGGCGGCCGCGATCGTCACGATCGCGAGGTAGTCGGCCCGGAGCCGCAGCGTCGGGATGCCGAGGATCAGCGCGAAGACCGAGGCCGCCACGATGGTCGCGAGGATCGCGAGCCAGAACGGGAACCCGAGCGTGAGCGTCGTGATCGCGAAGGTGTAGGCGCCGACCGCCATGAAGCCGGCCTGGCCGAAGTTGAGGAGCCCCGCGTACCCGAAGTGCACGCCGAGCCCGATCGCGGCGAGCGCGTACGCCGCCGTGGTGGGCGAGATGAGCGCGGTTCCCGCGCTGAGGAGGATCGATCCGAAGTCCATGTTCCGTCTCCTAGCCGATCCGCTCCTTGCGCCCGAGCACGCCCTGGGGGCGGAACAGGAGCACGAGGATCAGGACGATGAGGGCCACGGCATAGCGGAGGTCGGGGTCGACCACGAAGGTCGCGAGCTCCGTGAAGATGCCGATGATGAGGGCGCCGACGAGGGCGCCGAATGCGCTGCCGAGCCCGCCGAGGGTGACCGAGGCGAACAGCAGCAGCAGGATCGCGAAGCCCATGTCCCAGGTGACCCCGCGGAAGATGCCGTAGAGGATGCCCGAGAGGCCGGTCAGGGTCGCCGCGAGCACCCACACGATCCGGATCACCCGGTCGACGTTGATGCCGGAGCTCGCCGCGAGCGCGGCGTTGTCGCTGACGGCGCGCGTCGCCTTGCCGATGCGGGTGCGCGTGAGGAACAGCCCGACGAGGATCAGCACCGCGATGCTGATGCCCATGCTCACGAAGGAGGACACCTGCAGGGTCACCGGGCCGAGCGATGCGGTCTCGTTGAAGCCCGTCGGGATGTTCTCCGTGCCGCCGCCGTAGAAGTAGAGGTACCCGTAGCGGAGCACGATCGAGAGGCCGATCGTCACGATGAGGACCTGCACGAGCCCCACGCCGCGGCGCCTGAGCGGCTTGAACAGCCAGGCATCCTGGATCCAGCCGAAGGCGGCCGAGATCGCGAGCGTGATGAGCGCCGCGACGACGACCGGGATGCCGGCCGTCACGAAGGCCCAGAAGACGATCGCGCCGAGCGTCAGCATCTCGCCGTGGGCGAAGTTGTTGACGCCGGTCGTGCCGAAGATCAGCGAGATGCCGATCGCGGCGAGCGCGAGGAGGAGGCCGAAGTTGAGGCCGTAGATCAGCTTCGCCCAGAGCTGGTCGAGGGGATTGCGCTGCGCGGTCGACCCCTCGCCGGTCGGGAAGAGCACGTTGACCGTGTTCGTCGTGCCGATCGAGACCTGCCGCTCGATGTTGTCGGGGTCGCGCGGCGCGACGCCGTCGGGCAGCGACTCGACGACGAGCGTCGCCGTGTACTCGCCGCGGCCGGGGAGCGCGACGGACCACTTGCCGTCGGCGCCGGTCACGCCCGTCTCCTCGAATCCGTCGCCGGCCACGAGCACCTCGACGCCCTCGAGCGGCTCGTCGCCGCTGCGGATCGTGCCGCCGACCTGGAACTCCGTCGTGAAGTCGCCGGTCGGCGTCGGGCTGGGCTCGGGGCTCTCCGTCGCGGATGCCGGACCCGCCATGGTGAGGGCGAGGGCGGCGGCCGCGAGGGCTGTGCCGATGGTGACCAGGGTGCGTCGGATCGTCGACGGCCGTGGCCTGCGGGTGAGTGTCACTGAACCTCCAAGACGGCACGCCCGCGCACGCGATCCTGCGTGTGCCGCCGCGCACCGTCGCGCTGACATTACTTGCGGTTTGTGACGACCGTGTTTCCGACACCGGAGTTGTCCACAATCGCGACCGACCGGTCCCGACCTTACCTTCCCGCGCGGGAATCCTGACCCGCTCGGATGGTTAAGATGTGATACCGGAATCCGACGGCGCATCCGGTGATCTCAGCAGCGCAAGGCAAGGGGTTTCATGGACCAGCCCGATCCGTTCGGCTTCGTCGGACTCACGTACGACGACGTCATGCTCCTGCCGGGGCACACCGACGTCATCCCCAGCGAGGCGGACACCTCCTCGCGGCTGACGAAGCGGATCACGGTCGCGTCGCCGCTCGCCTCGAGCGCCATGGACACCGTGACCGAGTCGCGCATGGCGATCGCGATGGCGCGGCAGGGCGGCATCGGCATCCTCCACCGCAACCTCTCCATCGACGAGCAGGCGACCCACGTCGACAAGGTGAAGCGCTCCGAGTCGGGCATGATCTCGAACCCCGTGACGACGACGCCGGATGCGACGGTCGCCGAGGTGGACGCCCTGTGCGGGCAGTTCCGGGTCTCCGGCCTCCCCGTCGTCGAGGGCGACGGCCGGCTCGTCGGCATCATCACGAACCGCGACATGCGCTTCGTCTCGCCCTTCGAGAAGGACTCGACGCTGGTCCGCGACGTCATGACGACGGCCCCGCTCGTGACGGCGCCGGTCGGCATCGATCCCGACGAGGCGATCGCGATCTTCGCGCAGCACAAGATCGAGAAGCTGCCCCTCGTCGACGAGTCCGGCCGGCTGCGCGGGCTCATCACCGTCAAGGACTTCGAGAAGACGGAGAAGTACCCGAACGCGACGAAGGACGACGCGGGCCGCCTCCGCGTCGGCGCCGCGATCGGCTTCTTCGGCGACGCCTGGGACCGCGCCGGCGCCCTGCTCGACGCCGGGGTCGACGCGATCGTCGTCGACACCGCGAACGGCGACTCGTCCGGTGTGCTCGAGATCATCCGCCGCCTCAAGGGCGACCCGGCCTTCGCGGGCGTCGACGTCATCGGCGGCAACGTCGCGACCCGCTCGGGGGCGCAGGCCCTCGTGGATGCGGGTGCCGACGCGATCAAGGTCGGCGTCGGACCGGGCTCGATCTGCACGACGCGCGTCGTCGCCGGCGTTGGCGTGCCCCAGGTGACCGCCGTCTACGAGGCCTCGCTCGCCGCGCGCGAGCTCGGCATCCCCGTGATCGCCGACGGCGGCCTCCAGTACTCGGGCGACATCGCGAAGGCGCTCGTCGCGGGCGCCGACACGGTCATGCTCGGCTCGCTGCTCGCGGGCACCGACGAGAGCCCGGGCGAGCTGATCTACGTGGGCGGCAAGCAGTTCAAGAACTACCGCGGCATGGGCTCGCTCGGCGCGCTCCAGACGCGCGGCAAGAAGACCTCGTACTCGCGGGACCGCTACTTCCAGGCCGACGTCCCCTCGGACGCGCAGCTCATCCCGGAGGGCATCGAGGGCCGCGTCGCCTACCGCGGGGCGCTCGCCGCGACCGTCTACCAGCTCGTCGGGGGCCTCCGGCAGTCGATGTTCTACGTGGGCGCGCGCACCATCCCCGAGCTCAAGTCGCGCGGCCGCTTCGTCCGCATCACGCCGGCCGGCCTCAAGGAGTCGCACCCCCACGACATCCAGATGACCGTCGAGGCCCCCAACTACACCCGCTAGCGCTCATCCGGGCGCAATAGACATGTCTATTGCGCCCCGGACACGTATGTACGGGTGTCCGCGGCGAAGTGCGAGTGTCCTCCGCGGCCGTCAGGGGCATGCCCCGTGGCCGTCCTCCACAGGTGCTCCCGCGGCGTTCGCTCCACGATCAGCGCCGGCGCGCAGCGACAGCGCCCCGGCATGCGCGACGCTCGCGGCATGACGGCGATCGAATCGCGAACCGACCCGCTCCTCTACGCCGACGACACCCGTGCCCGCGGCGACGATCCGCTCGATCTCATCCGCGAGTGCCGCGCCGGTCGACTCATCCGTGTGCGGCGCGGCGCCTACTGCCCGCGGGAGGTCTGGGACCCGCTCCCGGGCGAGGAGCGTCACGTGCTCGCGGCGAGGGCCGTCGCCCGCCGGGCCGCCCTGCCCTTCGCGATCGCCGGGCCGTCGGCCGCAGCCGTGTGGGGGATGCCGGGAGCGGCTCGATGGCCGGACGACGTCACCATGGCGGTGCCGTACCGCGGCGGAGGGTCGTCGGCATCCGGAGTGCGCCGGACCGCGATCGCAGGCGGCTCGGTCCGCTCGCAGCTCGTCGACGGCATCCCCGTGACCTCGATCGCGCGGACGGCGATCGACCTCGCGAGAGCCTCGAGCTCGTGGCGCGGCGTGGCGGTTCTCGACTGGGCGCTTCGCACGCTCGGCCCCGGTGTCGGAGCGGCGGCACTCGCTGAGGAGCTGGCTCGCGCGGGCGGCTCGCCCGGCTTCGCGCGCATCCGGCGCGCCCTCGAGCTCGCCGATGCCGCATCCGAATCGGTCGGCGAGTCGCGAGCGCGCGTCGTCATCCACGAGCTCGGCTTCGCGCCGCCCGTGCTCCAGGCGAGGTTCTCGGATCGCGAGGGCGACATGTGGGTCGACTTCCACTGGCCGTCCGTCTCGGTCGTCGCAGAGTTCGACGGCCACGTGAAGTACGCCGATCCCGCGATGTCGGGCGGCGACCCCGCGGCGGTCCTCTGGCGCGAGAAGAAGCGCGAGGACCGGCTGCGTCGACAGGTCCGGCGCGTCGAGCGGATCCTGTGGCGGCACCTCGATGCGCCGCAGGAGCTGGCAGCGATCCTCGCGGCGGCCGGGGTGCCGCGCCTGCGAGCGCAGACATCTGAAGTGTTCCGCAGACCGCCGCGTACGGCCGTCCGCGCGGCGAGAGACATGTCTATCGCGGAAGGGCACGCCGGTAGGGTGGGGTGGTGAGCGACATCGAGATCGGCCGCGCCAAGCGCGCCCGCCGCGCCTTCGCCTTCGACGACATCGCGATCGTGCCGAGCCGGCGCACCCGCGACCCGCGGGATGTGAGCGTCAGCTGGACGATCGACGCCTTCACCTTCGACATGCCGGTGCTCGCGGCCCCCATGGACTCGGTCGTGAGCCCAGAGATCGCGATCGCGATCGGGCGCCTCGGCGGTCTCGGCGTCCTCGACCTCGAGGGCGTGTGGACGCGCTACGAGGATCCGGAGCCGGTGCTCCGCGAGCTGCGCGGCCTCGACCCCGAGACGGCGACCCGCCGCATGCAGCAGCTCTACGCCGAGCCGATCAAGCCGGGCCTCATCAAGGACCGCCTCGCCCAGATCCGGGAGGCCGGGGTCCCGGTCGCGGGTGCGCTCAGCCCGCAGCGGACCGCCGAGCACTCGAAGACGGTCGTGGACGCCGGCGTCGACCTGTTCGTGATCCGCGGCACCACGGTGAGCGCGGAGCACGTCTCGAAGTCGACCGAGCCGCTCAACCTCAAGGAGTTCATCTACGAGCTCGACGTGCCGGTGATCGTCGGCGGCGCCGCGACCTACACGGCCGCCCTCCACCTCATGCGCACGGGTGCGGCGGGCGTCCTCGTCGGCTTCGGCGGCGGGGCCGCGAGCACGACGCGCGCGAGCCTCGGCATCCACGCGCCCATGGCGACCGCGGTCGCCGACGTCGCGGGCGCGCGCCGCGACTACCTCGACGAGTCGGGCGGGCGCTACGTGCACGTCATCGCCGACGGCGGGCTCGGCTCGAGCGGCGACATCGTGAAGGCCGTCTCGATGGGGGCGGATGCCGTCATGCTCGGCTCGGTCCTCGCGCGCGCCGAGGAGGCGCCCGGTGGCGGCTGGCACTGGGGCGCCGAGGCGCACCACCCGGAGCTGCCGCGCGGCCACCGCGTCGAGGTCGGCACGGTCGCGCCGCTCGAGACGCTGCTGCTCGGCCCCGCCGAGACCGCGGACGGCCGCACGAACATCATCGGGGCCCTCCGGCGCTCGATGGCGACGACCGGCTACTCCGACCTCAAGGAGTTCCAGCGGGTCGAGGTCGTCATCGCCCCGTACCAGCACAGCTGACGCGGGCCGCGCGCACCGGCGGCGCGGAGCCGCATCCCAGCCGCTGTCCAGGCGGGATCACGCGGGTCCGGCGTAGGCTGGAGACCCCCGGCGGAGGAGGCCTTCATGGCGAGCAGACGATCGGTGACGCGTTCCTCGAAGCTGGGCCCGGAGGAGCGGGCCGCAGCGATCGAGTCGATGAAGGCGAAGGAGCTCGACATCCTCGTCGTCGGCGGCGGGATCGTCGGCTCGGGCGCGGCGCTGGATGCCGTGACGCGCGGCCTCCGGGTCGGCATGCTCGAGGCGCGCGACTGGGCCTCCGGCACCTCCAGCCGATCCTCGAAGCTCGTGCACGGCGGCATCCGCTACCTCGAGCAGCTCGATTTCCGGCTGGTGCGCGAGGCGCTCATCGAGCGCGGCCTGCTGCTGCAGCGCATCGCGCCGCACCTCGTGAAGCCGGTTCGCTTCCTCTACCCGCTGACGAAGCCGGTGTTCGAGCGCTTCTACATCGGCGCCGGCATGCTCCTCTACGACCTCTTCTCGTGGAGCGGCGGCCGCCCGCCCGGCGTCCCGCACCACCGGCACCTCTCGAAGGCGCAGATGCTCCGCGCGATGCCGAGCCTCGACAAGGACGCCTTCACGGGCGGCCTCACCTACTACGACGCGCAGGTCGACGACGCGCGCTACGTCTCGACGCTCGCGCGCACGGCGAGCTTCTACGGCGCGCATGTCGCGAGCCGGGTCCGGGTGGAGGGCTTCATCAAGGTCGGGCAGCGGGTCGTCGGCGTGAAGGCGCACGACCTCGCGACCGGCGAGCGCTTCGACGTCATGGCGAAGCAGGTCGTCAACGCAACCGGCGTCTGGACGGATGACACCCAGGCCATGGTGGGCGAGCGCGGCCAGTTCAAGGTGCGGGCCTCGAAGGGCATCCACCTCGTGGTCCCCCGCGATCGCTTCCAGTCGAAGATCGGCATGATCCTCCGCACGGAGAAGAGCGTGCTGTTCGTCATCCCGTGGGGCCGCCATTGGATCATCGGCACGACCGACACCGACTGGCACCTCGACAAGGCGCACCCGGCGGCGACGGCGGCCGACATCGACTACGTGCTCGACCACGTCAACAAGGTC
The Homoserinibacter sp. YIM 151385 DNA segment above includes these coding regions:
- a CDS encoding type IV toxin-antitoxin system AbiEi family antitoxin; this encodes MTAIESRTDPLLYADDTRARGDDPLDLIRECRAGRLIRVRRGAYCPREVWDPLPGEERHVLAARAVARRAALPFAIAGPSAAAVWGMPGAARWPDDVTMAVPYRGGGSSASGVRRTAIAGGSVRSQLVDGIPVTSIARTAIDLARASSSWRGVAVLDWALRTLGPGVGAAALAEELARAGGSPGFARIRRALELADAASESVGESRARVVIHELGFAPPVLQARFSDREGDMWVDFHWPSVSVVAEFDGHVKYADPAMSGGDPAAVLWREKKREDRLRRQVRRVERILWRHLDAPQELAAILAAAGVPRLRAQTSEVFRRPPRTAVRAARDMSIAEGHAGRVGW
- a CDS encoding branched-chain amino acid ABC transporter permease, which encodes MTLTRRPRPSTIRRTLVTIGTALAAAALALTMAGPASATESPEPSPTPTGDFTTEFQVGGTIRSGDEPLEGVEVLVAGDGFEETGVTGADGKWSVALPGRGEYTATLVVESLPDGVAPRDPDNIERQVSIGTTNTVNVLFPTGEGSTAQRNPLDQLWAKLIYGLNFGLLLALAAIGISLIFGTTGVNNFAHGEMLTLGAIVFWAFVTAGIPVVVAALITLAISAAFGWIQDAWLFKPLRRRGVGLVQVLIVTIGLSIVLRYGYLYFYGGGTENIPTGFNETASLGPVTLQVSSFVSMGISIAVLILVGLFLTRTRIGKATRAVSDNAALAASSGINVDRVIRIVWVLAATLTGLSGILYGIFRGVTWDMGFAILLLLFASVTLGGLGSAFGALVGALIIGIFTELATFVVDPDLRYAVALIVLILVLLFRPQGVLGRKERIG
- the guaB gene encoding IMP dehydrogenase, encoding MDQPDPFGFVGLTYDDVMLLPGHTDVIPSEADTSSRLTKRITVASPLASSAMDTVTESRMAIAMARQGGIGILHRNLSIDEQATHVDKVKRSESGMISNPVTTTPDATVAEVDALCGQFRVSGLPVVEGDGRLVGIITNRDMRFVSPFEKDSTLVRDVMTTAPLVTAPVGIDPDEAIAIFAQHKIEKLPLVDESGRLRGLITVKDFEKTEKYPNATKDDAGRLRVGAAIGFFGDAWDRAGALLDAGVDAIVVDTANGDSSGVLEIIRRLKGDPAFAGVDVIGGNVATRSGAQALVDAGADAIKVGVGPGSICTTRVVAGVGVPQVTAVYEASLAARELGIPVIADGGLQYSGDIAKALVAGADTVMLGSLLAGTDESPGELIYVGGKQFKNYRGMGSLGALQTRGKKTSYSRDRYFQADVPSDAQLIPEGIEGRVAYRGALAATVYQLVGGLRQSMFYVGARTIPELKSRGRFVRITPAGLKESHPHDIQMTVEAPNYTR
- a CDS encoding glycerol-3-phosphate dehydrogenase/oxidase; amino-acid sequence: MASRRSVTRSSKLGPEERAAAIESMKAKELDILVVGGGIVGSGAALDAVTRGLRVGMLEARDWASGTSSRSSKLVHGGIRYLEQLDFRLVREALIERGLLLQRIAPHLVKPVRFLYPLTKPVFERFYIGAGMLLYDLFSWSGGRPPGVPHHRHLSKAQMLRAMPSLDKDAFTGGLTYYDAQVDDARYVSTLARTASFYGAHVASRVRVEGFIKVGQRVVGVKAHDLATGERFDVMAKQVVNATGVWTDDTQAMVGERGQFKVRASKGIHLVVPRDRFQSKIGMILRTEKSVLFVIPWGRHWIIGTTDTDWHLDKAHPAATAADIDYVLDHVNKVLAVKLTREDVEGVYAGLRPLLAGESEQTSKLSREHVVAHAVPGLVVVAGGKWTTYRVMAKDAVDEAVAALDGRWSDSVTENIGLLGAEGYQAAWNKRGKIARAFKVHKARVEHLLNRYGVLTDELLDLIRERPELLEPLPGADDYIGAEVVYAATHEGALHLEDVLARRTRISIESWDRGVAAAPVAARLMGAELGWDEARIEQEINNYLRRVAAERASQEEPDDEAADRVRLEAPDIADVASLPSAADEPSSEPVR
- a CDS encoding GuaB3 family IMP dehydrogenase-related protein is translated as MSDIEIGRAKRARRAFAFDDIAIVPSRRTRDPRDVSVSWTIDAFTFDMPVLAAPMDSVVSPEIAIAIGRLGGLGVLDLEGVWTRYEDPEPVLRELRGLDPETATRRMQQLYAEPIKPGLIKDRLAQIREAGVPVAGALSPQRTAEHSKTVVDAGVDLFVIRGTTVSAEHVSKSTEPLNLKEFIYELDVPVIVGGAATYTAALHLMRTGAAGVLVGFGGGAASTTRASLGIHAPMATAVADVAGARRDYLDESGGRYVHVIADGGLGSSGDIVKAVSMGADAVMLGSVLARAEEAPGGGWHWGAEAHHPELPRGHRVEVGTVAPLETLLLGPAETADGRTNIIGALRRSMATTGYSDLKEFQRVEVVIAPYQHS
- a CDS encoding branched-chain amino acid ABC transporter permease, whose protein sequence is MDFGSILLSAGTALISPTTAAYALAAIGLGVHFGYAGLLNFGQAGFMAVGAYTFAITTLTLGFPFWLAILATIVAASVFALILGIPTLRLRADYLAIVTIAAAEIVRFIVTTSTGGLDDTTGGASGLNGYNAEFAGMNPLPAGTSLLGLSGTPLWGAIFGWALVIIATVLVWALMRSPWGRVVKGIREDEDAVRSLGKNVYSYKMQALVLGGVMGAMAGVIFILPRAVQPGNYGTALTFFIWTALLLGGAATVFGPIVGAMIFWGVLTLSDGLLRGLVAADVLTFISSTQVGQIRFIIVGIALMLLVVFRPQGIFGNKKELSFNV